The sequence AGAAGCTTTACAGTAAGATTCGTATAGTAAAATGATTCTAAGATTGCTATTTACAcagaaatttatgaaattcaagAAGCTTTACAGTAGGATTAGCATTTACTAAATTCCAGAACCTTTACAGTAGGATTAGTATTGTATGGTGATTCAAAGAACgctatttatttataaattgatgAAATTCAAGAAACTTTACATTCAGATTTGTATTATAAAATGACTTAAAGATATGCTATATGCTATTTTTCCAGATATTGATGGAATTCAAGAAACTTTACACTAAGAGTCGTATTGAAAAATAAAAGAATGCTAATTTCTCAGAAATTAATGAAATTGAGAAACTTTACAGTAGAGTTCCTATTGTAATATTGTAAAATGATTGAAATTCAAGAAACTTTACAGTAAGATTCGTATTGTAAAAATGCCATTTTctcaaaaattgatgaatttaaaaataaaaataaaaactttacGGTAAGATTTGTAATGATTCAAAGAATGGAATTTTTCAATTGATGAAAATGAAGACGCTGTACAGTAGGATTCGTATCCTAAAATGTGATATaggattaaatttttttaaagtataTAATGTGCAATTGGCTTTAACAGAGGTATATTTTATTGCTGAGGAAGACCCTAACTGGGATCATCTCTTTAGCTACGATTCACTTCGATCTGCAACTAAAAAATTCGATCCCAGTATGAAAATCGGTGAAGGAGGATTTGGCCAAGTTTATAAGGTATTCAGATTACCAGTCTTTTAAATTTCGAGCAGAATTTTAACTCCTGTTTTCTAATCAGATCTGGAATGTTCTTGGTGATAGGGAATATTTAACGATGGCCGGGAGGTTGCAGTGAAAAAGCTTTTCTCACAACAGTCTACGAGGGCGTCGGACGATTTCGTTACAGAAGTGAAGCTCATCAGTGCTGTTCGTCACCGAAATCTTGTTCGTCTGCTTGGGTGTTGCACACGAGGACTAGAGAAGCTCCTGGTTTACGAATTGATGCCTAATATGAGCCTTGACAGACATCTCTTCGGTTTGTCTAAATCCTTCTCAGAAAAACAGAGCAATAACATATTTCTTTTTCTTAAATCCCTTGGAGTCTCTTAAAATTTCTTGCATAATATCTCTGGCAGCAAAAACGGTGAAACCACTGAGCTGGAAAAAGAGATTTGAGATCATTTTGGGAACGGCGCATGGACTTGCATATTTAAACGAAGAATCCCCCTTTCGAATCCTGCACCGGGATATCAAACCTGCCAATATACTTCTGGATAACGATTTTCAGGCCAAAATTGCAGATTTTGGACTGGCAAGGCTGTTTCCAGAGGACCGGACACATCTTACTACAAGAGTCGGTGGTACCATGTAAGATTTGTTATATTTCTTTACATGCGTGTATCCGTTGCTTCCTTCTCTCTGTAAAATTGAATACATTAACATAATGATtgtatatgattttggaatggggCAGAGGATATACGGCGCCGGAATATGCTGTTCACGGTCATTTGACAGATAAGGCGGATGTGTATAGCTACGGCATGCTTGTTCTCGAAATCGTGAGCGGTAGAAAGTACGTTGATTCTAAACTTCCAGCACATATGGAACTCCTTTTGCAGTGGGTAAGTTTAAATATCAAAATTTAGTTTCTCTTTTAAAGAGAAAATATCTATATCTATTActgaaattataaataaattaaatatgctataatttttttttgaagaacatTATTTAAAAACATTTTGTGTAGAACAAAATTGAGTAAAAAGGTCGAAAACTTGAAAAGAATGACGTGTCAAAGAAAATAGTGTACAACTAGTGATCCAATTTACTGCAGTAATGTCTTAAAAGCCCGTAACAATATTTGTTTTTCATTATAAGATAGATTTTTTCGTTATTTAAAAATCTCCTGtctctacataaaccaaatttttAACTATTAACTGTTCTATTTCATAGAAACAATCTTTCAAATCAGATATTGATTATTAACTTAAGTTCAAACAAtctaaataaatcacttaagttcaaataatttattaataaaaatactGATTAGCTAATACTTATTGTTTACCGTAAAGCTCAAAGAATCTGTCAATTTAGATATTGGTTGCAATAAATTGATTGTTTAAGATATTTTGTTATTTAAAAAAGTGGTCAATGTTGAACATTTTAGTTGTTTACCATAAGTTCAAGCAACCTGCCACATCagcaattattttttttaaatggtcaACAATGAACAACTCACAACTCCAACAAACTGTCAATCCAAAATACTCATTGTTTAATCAGTAATTGTTTTTTTTAATGATCAACAACGAACATTATGAAAGAACACAAATGTTGACTTGTTGAAGAGCCTTTCCTGATTAGCTCTACTAATGAAGCCATGGATATATATGCAGGCATGGAGTCTATATGAGAAAAACGAGGCATTTAGCATGGTAGACGAAAGATTAATTGAAGAAGAACCAGAGGTGAAtagagaagagatattaaagataATCCAGATTGCTCTCCTGTGCACACAAGGAGTCCCTGAGTTGAGGCCATTAATGTCAAAAGTGGTGTCCATGATCACAAGCAATACAGATATTCTGGTTCAGCCTACTCAACCAGCTTTTATTGACAGCGAGTCCACTCCAAACGAATTGGGTTCGGCTAATGTTGAGTGGATGGAAGGTCCATCGGTAGCGTCATCACACGCTACCGTATCAATCTCTCTGGAACCACGCTAAATCAAGAAAATAGGGCTCTCGCCTCCCTCAAGTAAACCCAAATGCCTTTTGCATGCAGTCATTCCAATGTTCATGTTTGGTACGCATTGATTTCAATTGATGTGAATGCCACATTTATTATAGGTAAGTCAACTTGTTCAGTGCTCATGATATTCTTAAAAGATTTCAAAGATTTCTTTTGTCTTATTGAATCCATCTGGTGCtgacttaaaaaaaattattggtagTAGTTTGGTTTGCTTTAATATAGAAAAAGATGTTatgataaaatatatattttggacATGATATTGATTCTAATAAGATAATTTCAAACTATTTTATTAGTTCCTGTCCTAGGCAGGATATTTATGCATTCAGCTAGGTCATTTTTTTTTAGCTGATCAAtcagatttaataattttaaacaagTCTAcagttcatatttattttatattttatgtaattacaaaaatatcatttttctttactctcaTTGGACCATATTGAAAATAATAGGTAGAAAATTCAATTTTCGAaagaaaaaaaactcatttttatacatttaataaattatatatcattgaaatgacaaaaataataataaaataatttaaaaaataaataaacggTCAGTTTGTACAAACTGAACAGAGTGccattaaatatattattaattcgCCGAAGGCATCTCTATATGAGAGGTACATTATTGGCAGTTGTTCAATAAAAGCATATGCTGATCACGCGTCAAAATTGCCAAATCACGGTGAAAAAAATTCCGTCCGCGGAGTTTGATGGGCATCCCCACCACCTGTCAGACAAGTTACAGTTCGTGCATAATCTCCAAGCAATGTCGTGCGATCACATCTTTCAAAAGCCCattcaaaaataatataaaattacggAAAAAGAAGGATTTACTGCTTTGACCGGATGCATGATTTATTTTTCACGCATGGTGCACACACTATCGTATTTAAACTGCACGTTATAATGGCGTAATTCAAaaagatattaaatttattatgaGAAACAAGCATTTGATATAGTCTACTTTTCTCTTAAGTGAGAGGCGGttaaactttaatttatttaatttacaaaAAGCTTTCGATTTGATTTTCCCCCCttaaactttaatttatttaatttacaaaAAGCTTTCGATTTGATTTTTCCCCCTTAACTCATTAAGCTAGAATTTTATTAAAACCAAAAAATCTTGCTAATAGGGCAACGGACGTTATGAAGCAACAATTGTTTCAAAACATAGATAAGTCAAACATTTAGTCATAGtctataaattttttatgaatattgtttatattattgttttaaaaatatattaattaatagatCTTTAGTGAGTTAAGTGGACTATATAAATAAGAtatgatataatataatacaaataattTTTCTAGAATATAATATGGCAAtacaattatataatataaataatttttaattcaatgtcattcatttatttatttcggttttttcttgattttcatatttttttaatcaattttttgaaTTCTTAATGAGGCTTAAGTTTAAGATAGAAAGAGAAGGACTTAATTGCTTTCTATTTTTATCACATTTTTTTTACTATAGCATATTTCATGAGAAGAATGTTAGTCTtttgtatttttaatatttatttggttcttttaaATACTATTTAAGAAATTTTTACATAAACTAAAATAATGtttaaacaaaaatatatgatTTTATTTGGTATCCAGATGTAAGGGATAATAACAAATATTTCTCTTttcaatattaaaatttatatatcatTTCTAAATATAAATTTGTGTTTTATCTGATCGACATgatatttaaattttcttttatttagAGTTTATTAGCCAGATTCTATTATAGAG is a genomic window of Cryptomeria japonica chromosome 7, Sugi_1.0, whole genome shotgun sequence containing:
- the LOC131064509 gene encoding cysteine-rich receptor-like protein kinase 2 isoform X1, which gives rise to MPSSSTNARHSWLVLYVLLILAIPNLVLRLEADPQTTEAGHGCSSITYANTTVFKENLDTVFSQLAKNVSSTGFGTASAGTGINTVYGLAQCRNDLSKEDCNTCYTAAQNQILIYCPEDTGARMIYDGCFLRYENSSFFDQVLDVGYSNVCISGASSSPKLFNETVLNLLADIRSRALKNEGFAKGEISANGLPTAIYGLAMCRRTLNTSSCDLCLQTAIQIIQRCFSLQDGRALEAGCYLRYSTVAFFSTSSSSSPSKIVLILVGTLGGAALIAVLCLLFICRHSFRKLHTKFSSRSRREETEVYFIAEEDPNWDHLFSYDSLRSATKKFDPSMKIGEGGFGQVYKGIFNDGREVAVKKLFSQQSTRASDDFVTEVKLISAVRHRNLVRLLGCCTRGLEKLLVYELMPNMSLDRHLFAKTVKPLSWKKRFEIILGTAHGLAYLNEESPFRILHRDIKPANILLDNDFQAKIADFGLARLFPEDRTHLTTRVGGTIGYTAPEYAVHGHLTDKADVYSYGMLVLEIVSGRKYVDSKLPAHMELLLQWAWSLYEKNEAFSMVDERLIEEEPEVNREEILKIIQIALLCTQGVPELRPLMSKVVSMITSNTDILVQPTQPAFIDSESTPNELGSANVEWMEGPSVASSHATVSISLEPR
- the LOC131064509 gene encoding cold-responsive protein kinase 1 isoform X2, which produces MDWLCAGGRLIPVVVTFVFRPLSRSYNGAFHCRMEGLSKPAVICASPSKIVLILVGTLGGAALIAVLCLLFICRHSFRKLHTKFSSRSRREETEVYFIAEEDPNWDHLFSYDSLRSATKKFDPSMKIGEGGFGQVYKGIFNDGREVAVKKLFSQQSTRASDDFVTEVKLISAVRHRNLVRLLGCCTRGLEKLLVYELMPNMSLDRHLFAKTVKPLSWKKRFEIILGTAHGLAYLNEESPFRILHRDIKPANILLDNDFQAKIADFGLARLFPEDRTHLTTRVGGTIGYTAPEYAVHGHLTDKADVYSYGMLVLEIVSGRKYVDSKLPAHMELLLQWAWSLYEKNEAFSMVDERLIEEEPEVNREEILKIIQIALLCTQGVPELRPLMSKVVSMITSNTDILVQPTQPAFIDSESTPNELGSANVEWMEGPSVASSHATVSISLEPR